In a genomic window of Babylonia areolata isolate BAREFJ2019XMU chromosome 3, ASM4173473v1, whole genome shotgun sequence:
- the LOC143279745 gene encoding uncharacterized protein LOC143279745 translates to MSFDGVFSKWLEAQDKEDSNQTAGSPEQQQRSVGETNWEGDKLHGPQNASGTKSLKQTLESCALDIPPRQAGGRIQSSSSHSLRISRSLRDVEDVQSGDTVKQPYRKDRIKDCNGESNEHCEQAIGSMVDCKQRKQNMPAEGQERQQCHTHSPLTDLRDLSPTTSPAGVEGLRLDPVLSPEHDLPMEPDSTSECLAASKSVKSRKGCEVSNSMHKMYHVGEDFPCSTGESNPRARIGAVAVHVEESQAECDSTCMLLASPNAISPASQGEIEERVCPFLTDHEDGASPAHCVCQCRSLPPPANLSPRDHVPTITTATSASPPSLAFPHLTVRIIATKSDNSSSETKSKSPLISPRNHYECRTTSDLEHFATKLDLRRKKIDEKQQNKTTPVSLQGKECGKQYLTQYAETQSAVRVTASVVKKDSAAVVKSQVDLFELSTDKAGSSKHDYSNNSGELGVSAKCDSKQNDVCDFAKHIDWDTAVAETFESSTSVRGYDGESKPGIILKIRAKAVVPCLEKNLDPNSVKTASPQKRKSEPLGSPEILSRLRKRQKSEVATSETSCSLEQAHCEERADQCKSKRKPSRSAADDGCSCRNSATSKRKCRNTVQPDGDLKAYTKHLSPSDSKFVESSTRLSRLQTLTYNLVFSLFPFLRQQLNHITPESHHFTKIVDEIIGSLERSDSDEVLKDFEHLGELFEKLKVEDSELVPVFSPQVVLCSDPLHSLEDFQQKVCSLLQLLLPDLTISLSDCFLQSSSQLEEVVKRVLLVNKTKDKGARKCRVMSL, encoded by the coding sequence ATGTCCTTTGATGGAGTCTTCAGTAAATGGTTAGAAGCACAAGATAAAGAGGACAGCAACCAGACTGCAGGTTCGCCAGAACAACAGCAGAGGAGTGTTGGGGAAACCAACTGGGAAGGGGATAAACTACATGGTCCTCAAAATGCATCAGGAACAAAATCCTTAAAGCAAACATTAGAGAGCTGTGCATTGGATATCCCTCCCAGGCAGGCAGGGGGGAGGATTCAGTCCTCAAGTTCACATTCTCTTCGAATTTCCCGCTCACTCAGAGATGTTGAAGACGTACAGTCTGGAGACACAGTCAAGCAGCCTTACCGTAAGGACAGAATCAAGGACTGCAATGGAGAAAGTAATGAGCATTGTGAACAGGCCATAGGTTCCATGGTGGACTGCAAACAGAGGAAGCAAAACATGCCTGCAGAGGGACAGGAACGCCAACAGTGCCATACCCATTCTCCTCTGACTGATTTGAGagacctctcccccaccacttctCCTGCTGGCGTGGAAGGATTGAGACTGGATCCAGTGCTGAGCCCAGAGCATGACCTGCCCATGGAGCCAGACTCCACCTCAGAGTGTCTGGCTGCGAGCAAGAGTGTCAAATCCAGGAAAGGATGTGAGGTCAGCAACAGCATGCACAAAATGTACCATGTGGGGGAAGACTTCCCCTGCAGCACAGGGGAATCCAACCCCAGAGCCAGAATCGGTGCAGTGGCTGTCCATGTGGAGGAAAGTCAAGCTGAGTGTGACAGTACTTGCATGTTATTAGCCTCGCCCAATGCCATCTCCCCAGCTAgtcagggagagatagaggaacgCGTGTGCCCCTTTCTTACAGACCACGAAGATGGTGCTAGTCCTGCTCATTGTGTGTGCCAATGCAGATCACTGCCACCTCCTGCAAACCTGTCGCCCAGGGACCATGTGCCAACCATTACCACTGCCACCTCTGCCAGCCCTCCCTCTCTGGCCTTTCCTCACCTAACTGTGAGAATCATTGCCACAAAATCAGATAACAGCAGTTCAGAGACAAAATCAAAATCCCCTCTCATCAGTCCCAGAAATCATTATGAATGCAGAACTACTTCAGATTTAGAACACTTTGCAACTAAGCTAGATTTACGAAGGAAGAAAATAGATGAAAAGcagcaaaacaagacaacaccTGTCAGTTTACAAGGGAAAGAGTGTGGTAAACAATATCTTACGCAATATGCAGAAACGCAGTCTGCAGTGAGGGTTACTGCATCAGTAGTGAAGAAGGATTCTGCAGCAGTTGTCAAATCTCAGGTGGATTTGTTTGAGCTCAGCACAGACAAAGCAGGATCATCAAAGCATGATTATAGTAATAATTCTGGTGAGTTGGGTGTGAGTGCAAAATGTGACTCAAAGCAGAATGATGTTTGTGATTTTGCCAAGCACATAGACTGGGACACAGCTGTGGCTGAAACATTTGAAAGCTCTACCAGTGTAAGAGGCTATGATGGTGAGAGCAAACCAGGCATTATCCTCAAAATTAGGGCCAAAGCTGTGGTTCCATGCTTGGAGAAAAACCTGGATCCTAACTCTGTAAAAACTGCCTCACCGCAGAAGCGAAAGAGTGAACCTTTGGGCAGCCCTGAAATACTCTCTCGACTTCGAAAAAGGCAAAAATCTGAAGTGGCCACATCAGAAACTAGTTGTTCTTTGGAACAAGCTCATTGTGAAGAACGTGCTGATCAGTGTAAGTCAAAGAGAAAGCCATCAAGGTCTGCTGCAGATGATGGGTGTTCTTGTCGCAATTCAGCAACCTCCAAACGAAAGTGCCGCAACACAGTGCAACCTGATGGGGACTTGAAAGCCTACACTAAGCATCTCTCGCCCAGTGACAGCAAATTCGTGGAGTCCTCTACTAGACTGTCTAGACTGCAAACATTAACTTACAACCTTGtgttctctcttttccctttcctcaGACAGCAGCTAAACCACATCACGCCTGAATCGCATCATTTCACTAAAATAGTTGATGAGATTATCGGCTCATTAGAACGTTCAGACTCAGATGAAGTTTTGAAAGACTTTGAGCACTTAGGTGAGCTGTTTGAAAAGTTGAAAGTGGAAGACAGTGAGCTTGTGCCAGTCTTTTCTCCTCAAGTAGTTCTTTGCAGTGACCCTTTGCACTCTCTGGAAGATTTCCAGCAGAAAGTGTGCAGTTTACTCCAACTTCTCCTCCCTGATCTCACCATTTCTCTTTCTGACTGTTTCCTGCAGTCTTCCAGTCAGCTTGAAGAGGTGGTGAAACGAGTGCTCTTGGtcaacaaaaccaaagacaaaGGTGCAAGAaaatgtcgtgtcatgtcgttgTAA